Below is a window of Candidatus Liberimonas magnetica DNA.
AGTTCATCCTTTATTTATATATATAATACTATTTGAAATTGATTTATATCATATTTTCAATAAATCTGCAAGTTTCTAAGCATTTTACATCTTGAATTTTTCGCCAAGATAGACCCGCCGTGCTTCAGGGCTTTCTAGTAATTCCCTGGCATTTCCTTCAAGCAATATCCTGCCTTCGTAAATAATATATGCCCTGTCAATGATCTCCAGGGTTTCCCTGACGTTATGGTCAGTAATAAGTATGCCAAGGCCTTTCTTTTTCAATTCTGCGATTATATTCTGAATATCACATACCGTTATCGGGTCAATGCCTACAAAAGGCTCATCTAACAAAAGGAACTTCGGATCGGTTACAAGAGACCTTGCAATCTCGCACCTTCTTTTTTCGCCTCCTGAAAGCGTCGAAGCAAGCTGGTTTCTTAAAGGCTTAAGCCCAAGTTCGTCTAAAAGGCGCTCCACTTTATCTTCTTTTTCCTTTTTGCTCAAGGGAAGTATCTCAGCTA
It encodes the following:
- the lptB gene encoding LPS export ABC transporter ATP-binding protein, which encodes MILKSVNLRKKYKKRFVVNDISMEVNQGEIVGLLGPNGAGKTTTFYMTVGLIKPFGGSIYLDQKNISDMPMYQRAREGIGYLSQEPSIFRGLSVEDNLWAIAEILPLSKKEKEDKVERLLDELGLKPLRNQLASTLSGGEKRRCEIARSLVTDPKFLLLDEPFVGIDPITVCDIQNIIAELKKKGLGILITDHNVRETLEIIDRAYIIYEGRILLEGNARELLESPEARRVYLGEKFKM